From Symphalangus syndactylus isolate Jambi chromosome 5, NHGRI_mSymSyn1-v2.1_pri, whole genome shotgun sequence:
GACCTGGTTCTCTTTTGAACACTTGTCGTGATGCAGCAAGAGCATCTTTGGATTTGGGGCTGGGGAGCTGTGGTTCACCTGCGGAAGTCACAGCTGCGGCCTGGACCTTTCCACCTCGCACCCTCGCTCCCCCTCCTTCATTATGCCTGGAGGATGCCTGAGACAATtgccttgaagatgaggaaagTGTTTCACTGTTTATTTCCTCCATGGGATGTAGCAGGCGAGCATGCTTAGGACAGGAAACCACTGAGTTTACTCAGGTAAATGCGGGCCTAATACCAGAGTATTGGGTTCCAGTGTTGGTTAACCAATGCAGTTAATACACAAtgcttctatttttcttctttttgtaatcTCATTTAGAAGTTTCAAACAAAAAGACACAGTCTGCTGATCAATAAACATGGAGCTGCCCTGTCCCCCTGGCTCATTTTCCAGTGGCTGCGTGCTGGCCTCTCAGAGCAGAGTGTGGATCCCTGGATCCAGTTTGAACTGGGGGAGAAGAGTTAGGGAGAGGGTGTGCCTGTGAGCCCCAACTCTTCCTGTGGAGAGAAACCCAAAATGCAGCTGCTTCAGAAGGAAAGCAGccccatcaggtgggggcagaagAGGGTAGGCGGCAGAGGCCAGGTCTGCAGACAAAAGCCCCACTTCAGAGTGGTTGGAAGCCAGGACAGGAGGGACTCATGGAGGTGACCGCTTCACAGGAGTCCTTTCTCCAGTCGTGCTAGGGAGGAGCCCCTGCCTGGCCAGCACTGCCCCTGCCTCTTGCTGCACCTCGCCAGTGTGCCCTCCCCCTGCCCACTACCGTAGTAGGCATCTGGCTTTTCCCACCAACCCATCTCATCTACCTTTTTGGTGGTCCAGACCTAGAGTCTCCTTGCAGGGCACTCCTCCCACCCTCACTTCAAGTGAGGTTTGGATGAGATTGACCACATCCCCCTGGTCACAAATATTGGCTCAGGAATGGACATGTGGCCCTGTTCAAGCCTATGAGAGCCAGGACCCCCAGACTTCTGTTAGAACTCTTGAGAGAGTTATTCTCTCTTCTCTGAACCTTGCAGTGTATAGAAATGAGCCTATTGATGCAACAATATAAATGGCATTGAGAGGGGTGTCCAGAGCTGCTGGGGTCAGGGGAGGGAGGTCAGCCTGGCGGAAGCCATCTTGTGGAGCATGAAAATGAAAGAGACCGTGAGAAAGGCCAGAGGAATCCAGGCCTGTGGTGACAACATTTGAGCTGCTGGATCAAACCTCACCTGAAGTCCTATTcctactagatttttttttttttccactgtgtgGGCCAATGCATTCCCTTTATACTgtgtaagccaggcatggtggctcacagctataatcccagcaactcaggaggctgaagtgggaagatctttgaggccaggagttcaagaccagcctgggcaacctaagaagaccctgtctctaaaaaagaattaaatataaataaataagcaaataaataaataataaaaatatattgtttaaacCAGTTTCACTTGAGATTTTGGTTACTTGCAACATAAATAATCCAAACTTTGTTCTGACCCACAGGGTTCTCATTTCACCAGGGGCTGCAATCAGTCACGGCCAAACAGGAGCCAGTCCTTGCATTGTGTGCAGTGGCTTTAGCTGCCGTTGagctagaaaggaagaaaagcagtCCACAGCCCCCGCCAACAGCTTCAAAATGCCAATCTCTCTTGAGGTCTATGTGCGAAGCACCACGCAGTTCAGTCTGTCCTCCCATGCTCACAACATCACACAGGACTCCACGGGCCGAGCAGTTCAGTCTATCCTCCCACACTCACAACATCACACAGGACTCCATGGGCTGAGGGTCTTACTAGAAGGAACAAGCTCAGTCTCCCTGGAGTAAGCGGGTGGGATGAGGGACTTCCTAGAAGAAACAGGATTTTAACTGGGGCAGACAGGATAGGTGAATGTGGATGATGGAGAGTGGGAAGGGACGTTCGAAGCTGAAAGAACAGCTGAAGCCCAGCCTTGGGGCAGGAGAGCTCTGGTCCTGCTCAGGAAATGGTGAGTGGCCCATGGAGAGCACCCAGAGTGAGGGGGGCAGACTAGCCTGGTTAGGTAAGCTGGCGGGCTTCAAAGGCCTGGCTGAGGCAAGGTCTGGCAGGTCTGGGTTTTCCTTCCCAGGCGGTGGGAGGCTTCACAGGCGTGAGTAGAGCTGCACTGTGGAAAGTTGCAGGGTGGTGGTGCCTAGGCTGCTGAGCTAGGGGGTCAGAGATGAGGACCCTCAGGGGCAGTGAGGGCAGAAGGGGGGGGGGTGCGCGAGAGGACCGCCACAGCAACTGCTGCAAGCAAGGGAGGAGCGCAGGGTGTCTGGAAGCCAGCTGGTGCAGGAGGGGCCTGGCAGGGAGAGGACAGCAGGAGAGGAAGCGTCTCTCAGATGCAGGGAGCCGCACTCCACCCGAGACCATGGCACCTCTCAGCGTCGCCCCTGACTGCCTGCAGTGGGCCCAGGCGGTTCAGGTGTGACTCATCCCTAGCCCAGCACTCAAGGGCGGGCTGAGTGGCTGTCCTACTGTGGGCTGTGGCTGCCAGGAGCGCCTCTCTGAGGAGCAGACTGTCGCTTCAGAGGCTCCGGGGCTGCTGGaagacacccacacacacacacacaccccagcccaCACTGCTACCCTGAGTTTAGCCAGAGGCGGGTGAGACCCCCAGAGTTAGAACTTGCCTTCACTCTGGCATGTAGTCCACAGCTGCTCAGGCAGGAAGGGATAGGCGCCCACCAGCTCCCTCTGCACCCCTGCCTCCGAGACCCGGGCCACGGCCAGCTCTGTGGAGCCCAGAGTTAACACCATGTCTCTATGGTGGAGACTCCACAGCCCTCGCAGTTCCAGGTCGCCCCTTTCCTCCGGGGAGCCTACCCTTCAGCCCCAGGCTAGGCAGGCTGCACCTCTGGCAGGGCCTGAAAAGCCAAGCCCAGGGTCTGTGAGGCCCTCAGTCTATGGGCTGTTCCCTGGGGGTGAATGAGAAGACCATGGCCCAGGACGCTCCCTCATCTCCTCCCCCTGGGTGCTCACAGAGAGGCCCCACGAGGGTACAGAGGGCAGTCTCAGATTGGGAAGTGCGTCCACAGGCTTCCCACAGAGGCTCTGTCCTTTGGTGCCTCCTACGCAGACTGCAGCACCCCATGCGGTGGCAGGGCTGCCCCATGGGCCTCTGCGTCCTAGGAGCCAGGACCCCCACTTGGAGTTGGGGAAGTTGCTGGCAGGGAAGGGAGGATGATGAAGGAGGAGATCATCTGGCAATGGCCCTGGAGCATTCTTGAACCACCCCCTCCCAGTCTGGGCCACGCCCTGTGGCAGGTGGGAGGACAATGCTGCCTGTGTGCCGTCACCCCAGCACGCTGGCTCAAGGGGAGGGCTGTGGTGCGGccctcctccagccttggcctctcctgatgtccctctccctccctgcacAGCCCCTGCTATCTGCCATCTCCATCCGTCCAGCTGGGCCGCCTCTGCGGGACCCAGGCATCACCAAGGTAAGCAGCCCCTGCTATCTGCCATCTTCATCCATCCAGCAGAGCCGTCTGCGGGACCCAGGCATCACCACGTAAGCagtttcctgtcttccttccacCTGTCCCAGTCACTATGGTGGAGGGACCTGGCAGCAGGGGATCTGAGAAGAAGAATCTGGAAGGTGGGGTGGGGCAAAGGGGGCCCTGGGCCATTCAAGCACAGAGGACCAGAAGCACTGGCCCTTACCTGGCTGGGCTCCAAGCTGCAACCTCCATGAAATGTGAGGACAGTCTGGCAAGGCGGGACCCCAGGCCCCTGGCAGAGGGTCCATCTCCATTCACATCATCCCCTAACCTGCATGCCCTCCAGGTTTAGGGAGTCATCCAGCAGCTCCTCATCCCCAAAGCTCTGCAGGGCTGATGGCTGGTCAGCCCCACAGTCCCCGGGTGCTCCTCAGAGCTGCAGGGCACCACAGCAGGAGGCCCAGCACAGAGCTCCGGGGCCCGCCCAGTCCAAGTCTCACCATGGACTCTCAGTACGAGACAGGCCACATTCGCAAGCTGCAGGCCCGGCACATGCAGATGCAGGAGAAGACTTTCACCAAGTGGATCAACAATGTCTTCCAGTGCGGCCAGGTAAGTATAGCCAGCTGTGACCCACGACCCACCCGTACCATGCCCCCAGCTCCGGCCAGTGGGCCTCGGGGGTGAGCTGTGGGGTCATCTGCCTGAGGCCAAGCTGAGGCCAGAGCTCCTTCTTCCAAAGCAGCTGCTCTGGGTTGCACCTCTCAGGTCCCAGGATGGGAGGACAGGTGAGGCTGGGCTGACCCCTTACCTATCCCCGTCCCCTCCCCAGATGGGCATCAAGATCCGTAACCTGTACACAGAGCTGGCTGACGGCATCCACCTCCTGCGGCTGCTGGAGCTCATCTCAGGGGAGGCCCTGCCACCCCCAAGCCGTGGCCGCCTGCGTGTGCACTTCCTGGAGAACAGCAGCCGAGCTCTGGCCTTCCTCAGGGCGAAGGTGGGCCCCAGGGAAAGGGGTCTGGGATGGTGCTGGGGCAGGCAGCTGGGACAGGCTAAACTACTGGGTCACCTTTCCTGCGCCAGGCCACAGGGCGGAGCAGAGGAGCTAGGGCCTGAGTACAggaggagtggctgggacacagaggAGCAGAAGCCAAGCCCTCCTCGCACAGCACCCCTGACTTGGAGAGCACCCAGCTGGCCACGGCAGGAGCAATCCAGGTCCCTACTTGGGTGGAAAATGTCACTGTCTGTCATAAGAGAGACTCACAGGATTCTAGGCCAAAAGAATCTTAGCGTTCTCTTAGgcttttcatttcacagatgaggaaacagaggccctgAATCATTTACCAGGCAAGATCGATGGTTAACCGGCCAACAGAGCCCAGATGTGGGGCCATGGGGGGGGCCTGGCATTGAGTAGGAAACACAGGGAAGAGACCCAGACACTAAGATGGCAGGCGGAGAAGAGGAGCAGGGCCTGTcttggagaaggagggaggaggcctCAGCAAATGTGGGGAGCCAGAGTCACCTGAAAGAAAGGGACAGGCCAAGAGATGGGCGCTAGAAGGAGGTCAGAGTTCCAGGGACAGAGGGACCCTCATGGCCAGGGCGAGGGGCCGGTgcaagggtggggtggggcaaaGGGATCATTGGGAACCGGGAACTGTGAAGACTAAGGGCTCCTGGAGGTGGCTGTccctggaggctgtgaagtcacTGAGCTGGGCCTGGCTGGACGGAGCCTGACTGTGCGTGCCCATCACTATGTCCCGGAGTGGAGCTTACATCCAGCCTCCTGGGGCACTGGTGTGTTGGAGGAAAGCCAGGGAGGGGAGAAACCCAAGCAAAGGGAAGGGGAGTGACTGCCGTCCTGGGCAGGTGCAAGAGCAGAACGCTGCCAGCTGCAGAATGCTGGGCCCTAGTTGATCCAGGGATAATGACCCTGTGAGCCAGTCATCTCCCCTCCAGGAACCTGAGAAGGGTGTAAGCCCCACAGCCTTTGTCAGAGGCGTTGCAGCTCTCCCCAAGCTTTAATATACAGCATGTCACTGAGACCTGTGAGAGTGACATCCTTGTCTCCATACACATAGGTGGCAACTGTGGTCTAGAAAGGATGCCGGAGTTGCCACAAACACACAGGGAATGTGTGGCAGAATGAGGGATGCTCTCGCTTATGGAGATGCTCCCATGCCCTGGGCATTCTATGCAGGTGCTGGGCTACGCTAAGCAAAGCCCAGACCCCCACCTCAAGGCACCTGGCTTCAATGGGAGACAGATTCATTGAACCCAGATCAGCGGTGTggtggtaaatgtttaacaaatgaTTCTCTGGGGGAAATAGAAGCTCCAGTGTGCTGTATTCGCTGATCCTATGGCGTTAATACCCACATCACGGTGAGTTTAAGCCACCAGCATGACATCGCTCAATAGGAAGTCAGGAGGTTGGGCTCTCAGGAGCTGGGAGGAGCAGACAAACACCCCACTCACCAGAGGCTCCAACTCTAAGCCAAGGTGATTGACATGGCAGGTGGAATCCACCCCCGGAGCACAGGTGGAATCCTTTAGAGGCCAGCCAGATATACCAAAGTTTACCCAGGGGGACGCCTAGGGTTGCAGCTCCTCCCACAGGGCTAGTAGTGGCCGGCTGAAGCCAGTTGCCCTTCAGGTCTTATGGAAAGTCtcactccttttctttctccattcagtaCTTACTGATCGATTCCCTGCTGTGTGCCACTCCCCTAGGATACACCAGAAAACAAAGCCAAGATCCTCACTTGAGCAGGGCAAGGGGATCGAGAGTGTGTGTTTGGGTGGGAGAAATAGTCCTTAAGTTTCTATGTTAAATAAAGTGGTCAGGCTAGGCAACATCTGAGTGAAGAGTTAAAGGCAGGGAGGTGAACAGCCATGCAGATACCTG
This genomic window contains:
- the LOC134736573 gene encoding spectrin beta chain, non-erythrocytic 5-like, whose amino-acid sequence is MVEGPGSRGSEKKNLEGLGSHPAAPHPQSSAGLMAGQPHSPRVLLRAAGHHSRRPSTELRGPPSPSLTMDSQYETGHIRKLQARHMQMQEKTFTKWINNVFQCGQMGIKIRNLYTELADGIHLLRLLELISGEALPPPSRGRLRVHFLENSSRALAFLRAKEPEKGVLGYAKQSPDPHLKAPGFNGRQIH